A genomic stretch from Nymphalis io chromosome 25, ilAglIoxx1.1, whole genome shotgun sequence includes:
- the LOC126778178 gene encoding cytochrome P450 4C1-like produces the protein MLMVVLICVVFGLWAWYLRNTNKNEPPAIPGGLPVIGHAHTLIGDSTKLWAMVKDLSYKSLEVGGVISAYIGPRTIYVITDPDDFLTVANTCLQKDGFYDFAKPWLGEGLVTGTVSIWKVHRRLLNPAFSQIVLDGFMDVFNKQSRRLVKDLEVEIGKGSFDHWVYTRHNALETICLTALGVDFNEKSVLNSKYVTAAEQMFNLLVDRFQKFWLHSHFIYSWSSLRKKQDEYLKILHNMSYTVLQKRKADYLENRNKKEETTQGPKFKPFMDLLLELSIEKGAFNDREIREHVDTMIVGGHDTSASVLMYSMLLVGSYPKVQERIFEELHHVFGDDDRDVTKHDLSQLCYLEAVLKETMRIYPIVPVTARRLDRDVKLRNCTLTRGRTCFMFVYGVHRHPMWGPDAEEFKPERWLDPATLPECPTAFAGFGMGRRICIGKTYAFMSMKTSLAHLFRHYRLKGDHTKLEVKIDVMLKPVSGYHISIERRNK, from the exons ATGTTGATGGTGGTATTAATTTGCGTGGTCTTCGGTTTGTGGGCGTGGTATCTGAGGAATACTAACAAAAATGAGCCACCAGCAATCCCTGGTGGTCTACCCGTAATTGGCCACGCACATACATTGATTGGAGACAGCACTA AATTGTGGGCGATGGTTAAAGATCTATCCTACAAAAGTCTAGAAGTTGGAGGAGTGATTTCTGCTTATATTGGACCAAGGACAATATACG TGATAACAGACCCTGATGATTTCTTAACGGTAGCTAATACCTGCTTACAAAAGGATGGATTCTATGACTTCGCAAAACCTTGGCTTGGAGAGGGTCTGGTAACTGGAACGG TTTCAATATGGAAAGTTCATCGCAGATTACTCAATCCAGCGTTCAGTCAGATCGTTCTTGACGGGTTTATGGATGTTTTCAACAAACAATCACGTCGTCTCGTGAAAGATTTAGAGGTTGAAATCGGGAAAGGATCGTTTGACCACTGGGTCTACACGAGACACAACGCTTTGGAAACTATATGTT taacTGCTTTAGGAGTGGATTTCAATGAGAAGAGCGTGCTGAATAGTAAATACGTGACGGCCGCGGAACAGATGTTCAATCTACTCGTAGATAGGTTTCAGAAGTTCTGGCTACACAGCCATTTCATTTATAGCTGGTCATCATTGAGAAAAAAACAAGACGAATATTTGAAAATCTTACATAACATGTCTTATACG GTTCTGCAAAAACGAAAGGCTGATTATTTAgagaatagaaataaaaaggaGGAAACAACGCAAG GTCCCAAATTCAAGCCTTTTATGGATCTTCTCCTGGAATTATCGATAGAGAAAGGAGCCTTCAACGACCGTGAGATAAGAGAGCATGTGGACACCATGATTGTTGGCGGCCATGATACATCCGCTAGTGTTCTCATGTACAGCATGTTATTGGTCGGTTCTTATCCCAAGGTTcaagaaaggatttttgaagA GTTACATCATGTTTTTGGGGATGACGACAGAGACGTAACGAAGCATGATCTCTCGCAGTTATGTTACTTGGAGGCTGTATTGAAAGAAACAATGCGTATTTACCCAATAGTGCCGGTCACAGCGAGACGTTTAGACAGAGATGTTAAACTAC GTAACTGCACCTTGACCAGGGGTCGTACTTGCTTTATGTTTGTCTATGGTGTACATCGTCACCCTATGTGGGGGCCAGATGCGGAAGAATTCAAGCCCGAAAGATGGCTGGACCCTGCTACTTTACCGGAATGCCCCACTGCGTTTGCTGGATTTGGAATGGGAAGAAGAATTTGTATAG gaAAAACATACGCTTTTATGTCCATGAAGACGTCGTTGGCGCATTTATTCCGACACTACAGACTCAAAGGAGATCATACGAAATTAGAAGTTAAAATAGACGTTATGCTGAAACCTGTGTCGGGTTACCATATTAGTATTGAAAGAAGGaacaaataa